The genomic DNA TTTGCCCCAAACAAGCGCAATCATGCCTGCGTTACCACCAAAGTTCGCCCCCGCCAGTTGCTGTTCCTAAAGGGCATCAAGCTCAACGCCATCGCCGACCGGCCAGCGTATTTCGCATCGCTGCGTGCCCGTCGGGGCCAGCCCATCGTCATCCTCGCAGAGCTGGGACCGGACGAGGCATTCGCCCTGTGGAAGCAGCATGTACTGGGCGACAGGCCTCGCTGACCCAGTTTCGCCTCATCCTCCTGACAGCCCCGCACTTATTGCGGGGCTTTCTTTTTTCCGCGTTCGCCAATCGGGGCTGTTGCAAATGCCGATTTCCGGCTGACGCGGCTCGCCTCGCGCATGAAGCTGCCCGCATGTGTCGCTGATTCGTCAGCACCATGCCAGCAGCCAGAGTTTCCAGGCTGCCGCGGATTCTTTCCGCGCTACCCGCCAGTCCGCCATCGCATCGAGTCTGCGGACGCGCGTCACCCGTGACGCCGATGCTTTTTTCTCAACCGCGTGCGGGAGCTGCCATCCCGTGAGGGACGAGGCCCCGCTTTTTCCAAGGAGCCCGTCCATGTCCCAGCAAGCCTCTTTCGGCCAGTTGGCCTTGATCCATTGCGGCAAGTTCCTGCCGCTCGAAATCCTGCATAGCGCCGCCGGCCACTACATCGGCACGCGCGATACAGAAGGTCCCGTTTCGCGGGAATCCTGCCAGTACTTCCGCAGCTATGCCGCGGCTCAACGTGCCCTCGAAAGAGGCGGCTGGTCCCAGCTCGCCACACCCTGATCCAACTGGAGGAACCACGTCATGAACCAGCTTTTGCCCCAGGAAGTCGTCGATCAGATCATGCGGGAAGAGCAGCATTTCGCCGCCGCGCCCCAAGCCTTCTTCGAGGTCTGGAAGCGCGGCGTCGAGATCGCAGGCCCGCAATGGTTTGGCGACGGCACGCGCGAAGGCCTGAACCAGGCAAAGAGCAAGTGGGATCTGCGTCCCGACATGCTGCGTGCCAACGACGCACTCGGCGTCCTGAGCAGCGGGGAACGCATGTTCCTGTCCGCCATGTTCAGCTTCTACAACGCGCGCGAGGGCGGTGCCATGCTCAAGCGCTGCCACTTCCAAGGACTGTCGGACTTCGATGGTCTCGATCTGCAACGTCGCCAGGTGATCGCCGACCTGCTGCTGAACTACAGCGGTTGGTGAGCCGGTCCCTGGCACACCTTCATCACTGCGTTCACGGGACCCCATGAGGGACATGCGCCTCGTTCGAGGCCATGTCCCTCGCGTTTTCTCCCCGCCCAGCGCCATCCGGCATCAGGCGGTTTCCCCTGCGGATGCCATCGTCCGCAAGGGCTGGCTCCGTTCATTCATCGAAAGGAGCCTTCATGGCCAACAACTACTACGAAGCCACCGGCGTTCTCGTGCTCGACCGTGTGACGCCCGTCATCCAGGCGCTGTTCGGCGCCTTCGCGCTGGACGAGAGCCACCCCGGCAACGGGCAGGCCTACATCGCCCAGATCGCCGAGACCACCAATCCGCAATGGCCGGACGTGCTCGATGGCCTGGAAGACCTGGCCACGCAACTCGGTATTCCGATGCCGGACGACGAAGGGCTGTCGATCCCGCCGCTGCTCGAACTGCTCGCCGTGCACTTCCGTGCCGATGAGGACGAAGAGCTGGGGAACTTGATCGACCGTCATTCGTTCGAGGACACCGCCGATCTCGACGCATTGTTTCTGATCGCCACCCGGTTCGATGACGGGCACCACCTGACCGCCATCCAGTTCGAGGGCTGCTGGTACTGCAGCAAGCCGCGGCTGTTCGAGTTCGGCGGCAACGGCTGCTACCTGAGCCGCGAGGTCCGCTTCATCAGCTCCTCCTCCCAGGCCCTCCAGCTCGGCGACCAATTGCGCAAGACCATTGTGGCCGCCGACATCGAAGAGGCTTCGGCCCTGATCGCGCTGGAGACCATCAATCTGCTGGCGGGCGTCAGCGACGAGCCATTCCGCATGAATTTGCGCCGGCGCGTCGCCGAGCGATTGGCCCAAACGCCAACGATCAGCGTCACCTGACGCTGTTTCCTTTCTTTCCACCCACCGGGGTCAATTCCCGGTGGCGGGGATTTGCTCCATCATTATTCTGTTGGAGAAATCCCATGTCCCAGAATCCCAATCCCTTTCTACGCGGCTACTGGAATCTGAAAATCGTCCGCACGCTGTCCATCAGCTACGAGGACGGAAGCCCGCATGTTTGGCGAAACATCCACCCGAGCCAGCAGCACCTCTGCGACGCGGCGCTGGTTTCTTCTCCTTGCATCATCACCAGCGACTTCGCGGTGGTCAGGACTGGCACCGAACCTGTCGGCGCCGCACTGATCGCCGAATGCGACGCGGCTGAAGGGGGCAGCGGCGAAGGCATGGTGGGTGCCGTGGTGTACGCGATCCACGGCGACGACTTCGACGGCCGCCCCGTCCACATTGGCGACACCTATTCGGCCGAGGCCGCACGGGAAGTCGTGCAGCGGTTGAGCTTCGAGACCGGCTACTACAGCCGGTGCTGGGAAATCAGCAGCGCGCACATCAGCCGCGAAACCGGCCAGTACCTGGCCAACCTGGCTGACCTCGCGACGCCGGAGGCCTTTTTGTTCATCGCGTTCCGGATTCCCTACAGCCCGGCGATCGGCGTCAAGCTGATCTCCACGCCCTGGACGGACCAGCACCTGCAGGACGTCGAGGGGATCGCCGCCGAGCAGCTTCGGCAGGAGCACCGCAGCAAGGGCATGCCGGACGAGCTGGCACAGATCCTTGAACTGGCCGGCCAGGCCGACGTGCGCATCCTCATCCTCGATGCCGACGCACCCGTGTTGCCGGGCCTATCGCTGGCCGGCGAATAGCTGCCACACACATCCCCGGCCTTCCTTGTCCTCACCGCATGCCGGCCCGGTCTCCCGCCAGAGAGCCGGGCCGGCGCACTTTCACAGGAGCGATCCCATGTTCCCCGACCTCATCACACCCGCATCCGACTTCGAGCACCAACTCGGAGCCTGCGTCAACGCCATGAGCCAGGAAGATGCCATCGGCCAGATCCTGGTATTCGAGCGCATGAGCGGCACGCTGCACATGCGCCATATCGCCAGCGCCGACCTGGTGGACACCGACGTGGACGACTACGAAATGGTCGTCTTCGACGGTGGCAACACAAGCGGCGACACGTGGAAACACGTGTTCTTTCCGCGTCAGCGCGAGCACTACTTCGTGTACCAAGCCTGATTCCTCCAGCCCCTTTCGAGGGGCTTTTTCTTGCCCGCAGCACAGGAAAACGGTTGTGGTGCGGTGCCGTTTCCTGCGGGCAGGCAGACCGCCCCAGGGCCATGCTTGCCCCATGTTCGTCGGCGTTGCCGGCACATGCCCAGGCAGTCGAGACCTTCGAGGCTGCAAGCGCGGGAAACCGTGCTGGTCGTTTCTTCCTACGGACCTACCGCGTCCATCCACGCCACCCACAAGGGACCTCTCCCTTGCGGGCGGGGAATCCCTTGTTTTTCCTCAAGGAGTTTCCCCATGGATCGTTCCCTCATCAAATCCATGATGCCTTCGCTGGTCGCAGGCCATGTGCCCCGCAACGTGCGGTCGTTCAAGTACCGCGTGTTCGATGATCAGCCGCTGTCCTCAACGCTGGGCTTCGCCATCGACCCCCAACCCTTCGACGGCAAGGTGGTCGCCGCGACCGACGATGCCATCGTCGTCAAGCTCAAGCCTTCCGAGTTCGCGGTGCTCGATCCCAGCCTGGTGACCACGGTTCCTGCCGAAGGCGCCAAGGTGCATGTCCAACCCTATGCCCGTCGTCGCTTCGACGGACTGCGCGCGGACACGCCGGAGGTCATCACCGAGGAGACTTCGGACGGCACGCCGTACACCATCACGAGGCACATCCTCGGCTCGGCGCCGGCCAAGCTGCCCATTCCCACGCCGCAGTGCATGGAGTTGGGCCAGCTCATCGAGCAGTTGGAGGAGATGCCGGCCCCCGATCGCTTCCGGCGCATCACCCACATGCTGGTGGATGCCGGTGCCCGCGACTTCACCTGGGTCGATCCCACGCCCTCCAAGATCATCGAGACCCCGCCGGCGATCAGCTTCACGGTCTCGACCGCGAAGTTCGAGGGCCGGGTGACGATCCTCTACGACCGCGGCGGAGACACCTACGTGGTGGAACTGCACCGTCAGAACGGTGAATCGGTCGAACTGGTCGATCGGCACGACGAGGTGTATTTCGACATGCTCGGCGAAGTGCTGGAGAGGCTCATCGACGACGGGCGCTGGCGCCAGATCGACGTGAGCATCCTCGACGCGAAAGCGGCCCGCAAGCGCCAGGCCGTCCCGGCATGACGCCCCGCAGCGAAACCGGGCGGTCCTGCGGCTGACCCGAGGCATCCGCCACGGCGTTCCAGCCGTTCCGGCCGCGTGCACTACAGGCCCTTCATCCCATCGGATGGAGGCCTTTCTCATTCTTCCACACAGGAGATTTCATCCATGTCACTGCGATTCAAAGGCGCTGACCTGCGCCCCGTGCTGACCGAAGCCATCGCCAATCAGGGGTCGTCTCAGAAAACGGAAAAAAATCGTACGCTAAGAGCCGAAGTGGGCCCTTTAGCAGCAATGCAAAGCTGCGATCAACGGGCAGGAAACATTGCCATGGTGCGCGTTGCACTCTCTCACTAGCGTCGACAGGGCCTCTTCCATCCGCGTGAGGTCCGCCATGCGTGCGCGCACATCGGCCAGCCGGTGAGCAGCCAGTTCGGCCGCCTCGCTGCAATGGGTGCCGTCCTCCAGTTTCAGGAGCTGGCCGACTTCATCCAGGCTGAATCCCAGGCGCTGGGCTGACTTCACGAACTTCACCCGCGCCACGTCCGCCTGCCCGTAGCGGCGGATGCGACCGTAGGGCCGCTCCGGCTGGGGTAGCAAGCCCTTGAGCTGATAGAAGCGGATCGTCTCCACGTTGACCCGGGCTGCCTTGGCGAAGGCCCCGATGGTCAGATTCTCTTGAGCGTTCTCCATGGCGCTTGACTCCGTAGTTGACTACGGAAGTAACGTTACAGCATCAAGCGAAGTCCCGGAAGGAGAACCTTATGTCGGAACCCAAGAACGGCTGCGGCGCACTGGCGACCGGCGGCGTCGCGGCCGTCCTCGCCTCGGCCTGCTGCCTCGGCCCCCTTGTCCTGGTCGCGCTCGGCTTCTCTGGCGCGTGGATCGGCAACCTGACCGTGCTGGAGCCGTATCGGCCGATCTTCATCGGCGCAGCGCTCATCGCGCTGTTCTTCGCCTGGCGCAGCATCTTCCGACCAGCCCATGCCTGCAAGCCCGGCGACGTTTGCGCCGTGCCCCAAGTGCGGACTGCCTACAAGGTGATCTTCTGGATCGTGGCCGCCCTGGTTCTGGTTGCCCTCGCGTTTCCCTACGTCCTGCCGCTGTTCTACTGAAAGGAGATCACCATGAAGAAACTCACCACCCTCACCACCCTCATCGCCCTGGCCGCCGCTCTAAGCGCGCCCGCCTGGGCTGCCACCAAGACCGTCACC from Achromobacter xylosoxidans includes the following:
- the merR gene encoding Hg(II)-responsive transcriptional regulator gives rise to the protein MENAQENLTIGAFAKAARVNVETIRFYQLKGLLPQPERPYGRIRRYGQADVARVKFVKSAQRLGFSLDEVGQLLKLEDGTHCSEAAELAAHRLADVRARMADLTRMEEALSTLVRECNAHHGNVSCPLIAALHCC
- the merT gene encoding mercuric ion transporter MerT; amino-acid sequence: MSEPKNGCGALATGGVAAVLASACCLGPLVLVALGFSGAWIGNLTVLEPYRPIFIGAALIALFFAWRSIFRPAHACKPGDVCAVPQVRTAYKVIFWIVAALVLVALAFPYVLPLFY